One window of the Oncorhynchus kisutch isolate 150728-3 unplaced genomic scaffold, Okis_V2 scaffold3958, whole genome shotgun sequence genome contains the following:
- the LOC116372498 gene encoding ladderlectin-like, with protein sequence MEKLAVLLLLSAAIALGDANLTQLLGLEPLLKTEVEQTPPVGAQVAAVQQGTKEMSCPSDWHPYGSRCFRFVSIPQSWSDSEQNCLALGGNLASVNNLLEYQFMQALTKNTNGHLPDTWIGGFDAVKEGLWMWSDGSRFDYTNWNIGEPNNAGEGEDCLQMNAASEKLWFDVPCEWKFTSLCSRRM encoded by the coding sequence ATGGAGAAGTTGGCCGTCCTTCTGCTTCTGAGTGCTGCCATTGCACTGGGCGACGCAAACCTGACCCAGCTGCTTGGTTTAGAACCCTTACTGAAGACTGAGGTGGAACAGACTCCTCCTGTCGGGGCTCAGGTAGCAGCAGTACAGCAGGGGACAAAGGAAATGTCATGTCCCTCAGACTGGCACCCATATGGATCACGCTGTTTCAGGTTTGTCAGCATTCCGCAGTCATGGTCAGATTCTGAGCAAAACTGTTTGGCACTTGGTGGAAACCTAGCATCCGTGAATAACCTTTTAGAGTACCAGTTCATGCAAGCACTAACAAAGAATACCAATGGCCACTTACCTGATACCTGGATTGGAGGTTTTGATGCAGTCAAGGAGGGCTTATGGATGTGGTCAGATGGGTCCAGATTTGACTACACTAACTGGAACATTGGTGAGCCCAATAAcgctggagaaggagaggactgtCTGCAGATGAACGCTGCAAGTGAGAAGCTCTGGTTCGACGTGCCCTGTGAGTGGAAGTTTACATCTCTCTGTTCCAGAAGAATGTAG